One Capricornis sumatraensis isolate serow.1 chromosome 8, serow.2, whole genome shotgun sequence genomic region harbors:
- the SPATA19 gene encoding spermatogenesis-associated protein 19, mitochondrial — MIITTWIVYILARKGARLPFPPKVSSDVEVTESEAVSVVQHWLKKTEEEASQDIKEKMSTNFPPMQGQDVHVTRDVVKHHLSKSGLLANQSQEVLEERTRIQFIRWSHTRIFQVPSEARNEAMRDRIEQVRRSICHLSDEISQELHNRNSYSEC; from the exons ATGATAATCACAACATGGATTGTGTACATCCTCGCTCGGAAAGGTGCCAGGCTCCCCTTCCCACCCAAAGTCAGCTCG GATGTGGAAGTTACAGAGAGCGAGGCTGTGTCTGTAGTACAGCACTGGTTGAAAAAG ACTGAAGAAGAGGCTTCCCAGGACATAAAGGAGAAGATGTCCACCAACTTCCCTCCCATGCAAGGCCAAGATGTACATGTGACTAGAGACGTG GTGAAGCACCACCTCTCAAAGTCTGGTTTGTTAGCAAACCAGAGTCAAGAGGTCCTGGAGGAGAGAACAAGAATCCAGTTCATAAGATGGAG CCATACCCGTATCTTCCAAGTGCCGAGCGAGGCAAGAAACGAAGCCATGCGAGATCGGATAGAGCAGGTGAGACGAAG CATATGCCATCTTTCAGATGAGATCTCTCAGGAGCTTCACAACAGAAATAGCTACTCCGAATGCTAA